The sequence CGAAGCAATCAAGGAGCAAGCTCTGTAATGCACGATACAGCGCTTATACCACCAGCACTTAGTCTCTATGTACACATCCCATGGTGTGTACAAAAGTGTCCGTATTGTGATTTCAACTCACACGCTCTGAAAGCCGAGATTCCTGAAAAAGAGTACATCGATGCACTGCTTGAGGATCTCGATACTGATATCGAAAAGTACCAACTCAATAGCGCACCTCGTCCATTGCACTCAATCTTTATTGGTGGTGGTACTCCGAGCCTATTCTCTCCAGAAGGGATAGGTCGATTACTCCAAGGTATTGAACAACGCATCCTGTTCAAACCTGAAATCGAAATCACCATGGAAGCCAACCCTGGCACCATTGAGGCTGAACGTTTTGCAGGTTATCAAAAAGCGGGGATTACTCGAATCTCAGTGGGTGTACAAAGCTTTGAGCAAGAGAAACTGGAAAGACTTGGGCGTATTCATGGCCAAGATGAAGCAGTGAATGCCGCTCATTTAGCACATAAGATCGGACTGAATAGTTTCAACTTAGATCTTATGCACGGCTTGCCAGATCAAAGCATAGATCAAGCATTGGCGGATCTAGATAAAGCGATTGAGCTTAACCCTCCACACTTATCTTGGTATCAGCTAACAATAGAACCTAACACCATGTTCTATTATAAAACGCCAAAGCTACCTGACGATGATGATCTTTGGGATATTTTCGACTTGGGTCATAAGAAGCTCGCAGACGCAGGCTATGTGCAGTACGAAATTTCAGGCTACAGCAAGCCCGGCTATCAGTGCCAGCATAACCTCAACTACTGGCGCTTCGGTGACTACCTAGGTATCGGCTGTGGCTCTCATGGCAAGCTAAGCTTTGCTGATGGACGTATCATTCGCACGACTAAGGTTAAACACCCTAGAGGCTATTTAGCGGCTTACCAGAACATGGTGAAACCGTACCTATCCGATGAGTTTGAAGTGCCAAATGAAGACCGCCCTTTTGAGTTCTTTATGAACCGTTTTAGGTTAATGGAAGCGTGTCCAAAACAAGATTTCATCAATACAACTGGGCTTGGTTTTGACGCTGTTCAGTCAACGATTGAGTGGGCAAAAGAGCTAGGTTACTTGAACGAAACCGACACTCACTGGCAGATCACAGAAAAAGGAAAACTATTCCTCAACGATTTGCTGGAAGCCTTTATGGCAGAAGAAGACGAATAATTCGAGATTCGGAAAGTATTGCGTAAGGGTTGGCTTTAGAGTCAACCCTTTTCTAATTTGCGCGCCGAAAAATAATAGATTCCCGATTACGCTCCTTCGTCGCTATCGGGAATGACGGACATCAAACAAGTCTTATCCCGCAAAAGTTAGAGGCGAGTGCATCGAAAGTTACCAACAACACCGTCATCCTCAAGAACGAGGGACGAGTGAGTTGGGGATCTCTTGCAAATGTAGAACCCCAACTTAAAAGCGCTTTTAAAAAATAGAACGACCAATTCGCTCTGAAAGCAACTCTAGCGCCTTAGTACCTGCAAGAGAGTTCCCAGAAGGATCAAGCTCTGGAGACCACACGGCGATTGTCATCTCACCCGGAACGATAGCGATAATACCGCCACCCACACCCGACTTACCCGGCATCCCAACACGGTAAGCAAACTCACCAGCCCCATCGTACAAACCACATGTCGCAAGCAAAGCATTCAACTGCTTAGTTTGAACAGGTGTGATGATCTCTTTTTTGGTTTGAACCGACACACCTTTGTTCGCTAAATAGCTAAAGGTTTTCGCCAAATCCACACATGTCATTTTAAGCGCACAAGCATGGAAGTAGTTATTCAGAACTGGGATAACATCATTCTCAAAGTTACCAAATGAACGCATCAAGTAAGCAATGGCAGCATTACGATCGCTGTGCATCATTTCTGAAGCCGCTACCACCTTGTCATACACAATATGAGTATCACCCGATAACTGACGCACAAACTCTAATAAGCGGTGCCTAGGTGCAGACAAGCGGCTTTGTAGTAGGTCTGCAACGACAATTGCCCCCGCATTGATGAACGGGTTACGGGGGATCCCATGCTCCATCTCAAGCTGAATCATAGAGTTAAAGGCTTGGCCAGAAGGCTCTTTGCCTACGCGTTGCCAAATTTCTTCAGGCTTGTATAACACCATAGCTAACGTAAGGCTCAAGGCTTTAGAAATAGATTGCACGGAAAAGGCTTCCTCTGCATCACCCGCTTGAATCACCTCACCTTCGTTTGTGTATACCGCAATCGCCAGTTTCTGGTTCGATACGCGAGCCAATGCAGGGATATAATCAGCAACCTTTCCCTGACCAATTAGGGGACGAACTTCGTCTAAAATCTCGGCCAAAATAGCTTGAGTTGGTTTCATGTGTGCTTACTTCTATATTGTTATTTTTGTAGGGTTCTAACATTACTTTCTGTCCTTAAACCTTTATCGCAATAAAAGCCTAAGGACAAAAAAGCCAACATTACAATAATGTTGGCTTTAATCAATCCCACAAAGTGTAAGGTTTAACCTAAAGCAGGTTTACCTTCACTTGTTGTGCTCGAGAATTACTTAGTACGCTTGTACTTAATATCCCAAACACCATGACCTAGACGGTGGCCACGAGCTTCAAACTTCGTTAGCGGGCGCTCATCTGGGCGAGGAATATAATCACCATCTTCAGCGATGTTCTCGAAGCCTGGAGCAACGTTCATCACTTCAATCATGTGCTCTGCGTAGTTTTCCCAGTCTGTTGCCATGTGGAAAATACCAGTATCAAGTTGAAGCTTACCGCGAACCATTTCTGCAAACTCAGCCTTAACAATACGACGTTTGTGGTGACGAGCTTTGTGCCATGGGTCAGGGAAGAACAGTTGCAGTGTATGCAGGCTGCTATCTGGAATCATGTGTTCAAATACTTCTACTGCATCGTGACACATTACACGCAAGTTAGTTACGCCAGCATCACGCGCTGTACCTAAACAAGCACCAACACCTGGGCTGTGAACTTCAATACCTAAGAAGTTTTTCTCAGGTGCGTTCTTTGCCATTTCAACCAGTGATGCACCCATACCGAAGCCAATCTCTAGTACAACTGGGTTATCGTTGCCAAATACTTCTTTCCAGTTAAGAAGCTCTGGGTTGTAGTCGATACCCATTGTTGGCCAACATTCATTCATCGCGTTTTCTTGGCCTTTTGTTAAGCGGCCTTCGCGGCGAACAAAACTACGGATCTTACGAACCAGTTTGCCGTCTTCAGTATATTCGTTAGTGGTCACTTCACTCATTGATTTTTGCCTGCACATTGATTAATCAAAGCGGGGATTATCCAAAGAATTGCCTTCGGTGCAAGTCTTTCCGTGGATAAATTCCCACACAATTTGTCTGTTTTACATCCAACGTTAAGTGTGGTGCAATTTCGCCTCTAATAATAGCAAAGCATAGAGCATGTCGTGACTCCTTTCGCAACCGCCATATTAAAGTGGTATGACGCCTACGGGCGTAAAGAATTACCTTGGCAACAAAACAAAACCGCCTACACCGTTTGGCTATCTGAAATCATGCTTCAGCAGACTCAGGTTGCTACGGTGATTCCATACTACCAGCGCTTCTTAGAACGCTTTCCTACGGTTATTGACCTAGCGAACGCCGAACAAGATGAGGTTCTCCACTTATGGACGGGGCTTGGTTATTACGCTCGAGCTCGCAACCTGCACAAAGCTGCCAAAATCGTCGCTGAACAATATGGTGGTGAGTTTCCGCTGTCTATCGAAGAGATGAACGCGTTACCGGGAATCGGTCGCTCGACTGCAGCTGCAGTGCTGTCTTCGGTTCATAAGCTTCCTCATGCAATTCTTGATGGCAATGTGAAGCGAACGCTTGCAAGAAGCTTTGCCGTTGAAGGTTGGCCAGGGCAAAAGAAGGTTGAAAACCAACTTTGGGAACATGCAGAAGCTCATACCCCGAAGAAAGATGTCGATAAGTACAATCAAGCGATGATGGACATGGGTGCAATGGTTTGTACTCGTAGCAAACCTAAATGTACTCTGTGCCCAATTGAAACCATGTGTGAAGCCAAGAAGCTTGATAGACAACTCGACTTCCCGGGCAAGAAACCTAAGAAAGAAAAACCAGTAAAAGAAACATGGTTTG is a genomic window of Vibrio sp. ED004 containing:
- the hemW gene encoding radical SAM family heme chaperone HemW, producing the protein MHDTALIPPALSLYVHIPWCVQKCPYCDFNSHALKAEIPEKEYIDALLEDLDTDIEKYQLNSAPRPLHSIFIGGGTPSLFSPEGIGRLLQGIEQRILFKPEIEITMEANPGTIEAERFAGYQKAGITRISVGVQSFEQEKLERLGRIHGQDEAVNAAHLAHKIGLNSFNLDLMHGLPDQSIDQALADLDKAIELNPPHLSWYQLTIEPNTMFYYKTPKLPDDDDLWDIFDLGHKKLADAGYVQYEISGYSKPGYQCQHNLNYWRFGDYLGIGCGSHGKLSFADGRIIRTTKVKHPRGYLAAYQNMVKPYLSDEFEVPNEDRPFEFFMNRFRLMEACPKQDFINTTGLGFDAVQSTIEWAKELGYLNETDTHWQITEKGKLFLNDLLEAFMAEEDE
- the glsB gene encoding glutaminase B; its protein translation is MKPTQAILAEILDEVRPLIGQGKVADYIPALARVSNQKLAIAVYTNEGEVIQAGDAEEAFSVQSISKALSLTLAMVLYKPEEIWQRVGKEPSGQAFNSMIQLEMEHGIPRNPFINAGAIVVADLLQSRLSAPRHRLLEFVRQLSGDTHIVYDKVVAASEMMHSDRNAAIAYLMRSFGNFENDVIPVLNNYFHACALKMTCVDLAKTFSYLANKGVSVQTKKEIITPVQTKQLNALLATCGLYDGAGEFAYRVGMPGKSGVGGGIIAIVPGEMTIAVWSPELDPSGNSLAGTKALELLSERIGRSIF
- the trmB gene encoding tRNA (guanosine(46)-N7)-methyltransferase TrmB encodes the protein MSEVTTNEYTEDGKLVRKIRSFVRREGRLTKGQENAMNECWPTMGIDYNPELLNWKEVFGNDNPVVLEIGFGMGASLVEMAKNAPEKNFLGIEVHSPGVGACLGTARDAGVTNLRVMCHDAVEVFEHMIPDSSLHTLQLFFPDPWHKARHHKRRIVKAEFAEMVRGKLQLDTGIFHMATDWENYAEHMIEVMNVAPGFENIAEDGDYIPRPDERPLTKFEARGHRLGHGVWDIKYKRTK
- the mutY gene encoding A/G-specific adenine glycosylase encodes the protein MTPFATAILKWYDAYGRKELPWQQNKTAYTVWLSEIMLQQTQVATVIPYYQRFLERFPTVIDLANAEQDEVLHLWTGLGYYARARNLHKAAKIVAEQYGGEFPLSIEEMNALPGIGRSTAAAVLSSVHKLPHAILDGNVKRTLARSFAVEGWPGQKKVENQLWEHAEAHTPKKDVDKYNQAMMDMGAMVCTRSKPKCTLCPIETMCEAKKLDRQLDFPGKKPKKEKPVKETWFVILYHDNQVWLEQRPQSGIWGGLFCFPQNENAEIEHQLDLRSIKDTDTDSMKTMIAFRHTFSHYHLDITPVLVKLDKQPDLIMEGTKGLWYNLSKPEEIGLAAPVKQLIESLPFELNDDV